The following proteins are encoded in a genomic region of Paenibacillus sp. FSL H3-0469:
- a CDS encoding carbohydrate ABC transporter permease has protein sequence MALLGIVFLLPFIWMLSASLKPEADVFKYPIEWIPQTWRAAFNYHSVWFGKANFTLYYWNSIKVTALTTLLSVGVSSMAAYGFTKIRFPGRNALFVLVLATYMIPAEATLVPLFIIFRSTGLYDTHLGLILLGGFSVLGTFLLRQFFASLSNEYIESAQIDGAGHLRIFTFILFPLVRPAIATYAILRFIWTWNDFQTPLVFLNSKTLYTLQLGMNAFADRNGAFYSLIMAASVSAIVPLLIVFILGQKQVIEGISLGGVKG, from the coding sequence ATGGCGCTGCTGGGGATCGTGTTTTTGCTTCCTTTTATATGGATGCTGTCCGCTTCGCTCAAGCCTGAGGCCGATGTATTCAAGTATCCGATTGAATGGATTCCGCAGACCTGGAGGGCGGCCTTCAACTATCATTCCGTCTGGTTCGGCAAAGCCAACTTCACGCTCTATTACTGGAACTCGATCAAGGTCACGGCGCTCACCACGCTCCTGTCTGTGGGGGTGTCGAGCATGGCCGCTTACGGCTTCACCAAAATCCGCTTCCCCGGCAGAAATGCACTGTTCGTCCTTGTGCTGGCAACCTATATGATTCCTGCGGAAGCCACACTGGTGCCGCTGTTCATCATCTTCCGGTCGACCGGCCTATACGATACGCATCTGGGCCTGATCCTGCTGGGCGGGTTCAGCGTGCTGGGCACCTTCCTGCTCCGCCAGTTCTTCGCTTCGCTCTCGAACGAATATATCGAATCGGCACAGATTGACGGTGCGGGCCATCTGCGCATCTTCACCTTCATTCTGTTCCCGCTGGTCCGGCCCGCGATTGCCACGTATGCGATTCTGCGGTTTATCTGGACCTGGAATGATTTTCAGACGCCGCTGGTCTTCCTGAACAGTAAGACGCTCTACACGCTACAGCTTGGTATGAACGCCTTCGCCGACCGCAACGGCGCCTTCTATTCGCTGATTATGGCGGCTTCGGTCTCGGCTATTGTCCCGCTGCTGATTGTGTTCATCCTTGGGCAGAAGCAGGTTATCGAAGGTATTTCCTTAGGGGGGGTGAAGGGGTGA
- a CDS encoding sugar ABC transporter permease, whose amino-acid sequence MKTSVTLPQSREKPTAGSRKRKRLEAGMGYLFTGPMLLGVLVFTLIPMIFSFVLSFTKWSFVTGFDKIRFNGFDNFRQLFQDEVFLKSLGNNFIMLLAVPAGMGIALILAVIITSHVYAPGAFKVIYFMPQISSVVAVAVVWQVLFHPSYGPVNGFLSALGVDHPPKWLADPSYALPSVMLLMIWIDLGVSLIIYIAGIKNIPADLYEAATIDGASKLAQFRSITFPLLTPTTFFLLVTGIIGNFKSFALVKVLTDGGPAHSTSVVVYDMYQTAFVDLQTGYASSMVMILFVIVLAITGLQWLGQRYWVNY is encoded by the coding sequence TTGAAGACGTCAGTTACCTTACCGCAGTCCCGTGAGAAACCAACCGCAGGCAGCAGAAAAAGAAAACGGCTGGAGGCCGGGATGGGATACCTGTTCACCGGTCCGATGCTGCTGGGTGTGCTAGTATTTACGCTAATTCCAATGATATTCTCCTTTGTGCTCAGCTTCACCAAATGGTCGTTCGTCACCGGGTTCGACAAGATCCGGTTCAATGGCTTCGATAACTTCCGCCAGCTGTTCCAGGATGAGGTGTTCCTGAAGTCGCTGGGCAATAACTTCATTATGCTGCTGGCCGTACCGGCCGGAATGGGGATCGCGCTGATCCTGGCGGTAATTATCACGAGTCATGTGTACGCGCCGGGGGCTTTTAAAGTCATCTACTTCATGCCCCAGATTTCCAGTGTCGTCGCGGTAGCGGTCGTGTGGCAGGTGCTCTTCCATCCTTCGTATGGTCCGGTTAACGGCTTCCTGTCAGCGCTCGGCGTGGACCATCCGCCCAAATGGCTGGCCGATCCGTCGTATGCGCTTCCTTCGGTCATGCTGCTGATGATCTGGATCGATCTCGGGGTCTCGCTGATTATCTATATCGCCGGAATCAAGAATATTCCTGCCGATCTGTATGAAGCGGCGACGATTGACGGCGCCTCGAAGCTGGCCCAGTTCCGCTCGATCACCTTTCCGCTGCTGACGCCGACGACCTTTTTCCTGCTGGTGACCGGGATTATCGGCAATTTCAAATCCTTCGCCCTGGTCAAGGTGCTGACGGACGGCGGACCGGCCCATTCCACCTCTGTTGTCGTATATGACATGTACCAGACGGCTTTCGTCGATCTTCAGACCGGGTATGCTTCATCCATGGTTATGATTCTGTTCGTCATCGTGCTGGCCATTACCGGCTTGCAGTGGCTGGGGCAGCGCTATTGGGTCAATTACTAG
- a CDS encoding SIS domain-containing protein — MNVKSDIMSAYMDTIVELLNEIRSEPQDKLLEVAELLAEHIAEDRLIYLYGPGGHSNMNATEVFFRAGGLMHISAILDEGTMISNGALRSMAVERTPGYGTLVIEDNRLGQGDILIIANAYGINTACVDAALEARRRGVITIAVTSVGHAEATPAKHIARHPSGQNLYALCDYVLDSKVKTGDAALHIDGIEPKMGSTSTFANAFLLNSLMMTTAACLGAKGIEVPVWRSGNAPGGDEWNNRFIERFKGRVRWL; from the coding sequence ATGAACGTGAAGTCAGATATTATGTCCGCTTATATGGATACTATTGTCGAACTGCTGAATGAGATACGGAGTGAGCCGCAGGACAAGCTGCTGGAGGTGGCGGAGCTGCTCGCGGAGCATATTGCAGAGGACAGGCTGATCTATCTCTACGGACCGGGAGGACACTCCAATATGAATGCCACCGAGGTCTTCTTCCGTGCCGGAGGACTGATGCATATCAGCGCCATTTTAGATGAAGGTACGATGATCTCGAATGGCGCCCTGCGCTCCATGGCGGTTGAACGCACTCCCGGCTATGGCACATTAGTCATTGAAGACAACCGGCTTGGACAAGGCGATATTCTGATCATCGCCAATGCGTACGGAATCAACACAGCCTGTGTCGATGCCGCTCTGGAAGCACGCCGCCGGGGCGTAATCACTATTGCGGTGACCTCCGTGGGCCATGCCGAAGCAACCCCAGCCAAGCATATTGCCCGCCACCCTTCGGGACAGAATCTCTACGCACTCTGCGATTATGTTCTGGACAGCAAGGTCAAGACTGGTGACGCTGCGCTTCACATTGACGGCATTGAGCCGAAGATGGGCTCCACCTCTACCTTCGCCAACGCTTTTCTGCTGAATTCCCTGATGATGACCACGGCCGCCTGCCTCGGGGCAAAAGGGATCGAGGTGCCGGTCTGGCGCAGCGGCAACGCCCCGGGCGGGGACGAGTGGAATAACCGCTTTATTGAGCGCTTCAAGGGCCGGGTACGCTGGCTATGA
- a CDS encoding GNAT family N-acetyltransferase yields the protein MPDMLVKLYDLPDNGALLERLRGEGIAIKRAMTGDKQAIVDFVGRHFTASWRNECETAFAHLPVHCYIAVKQGEVIGFACHDVVVKNFFGPTGVLEDYRGLGIGKALLLECLSAMHQSGYGYAIIGWVADAVPFYEKTVGAIAIPDSFPGVFRDLISMD from the coding sequence ATGCCTGATATGCTTGTGAAGCTATACGATTTGCCGGACAACGGAGCGCTGCTGGAGCGTCTGCGGGGTGAAGGGATCGCCATCAAACGGGCGATGACCGGAGATAAGCAGGCGATTGTGGATTTTGTCGGCCGCCATTTCACAGCCAGCTGGCGGAATGAGTGCGAGACGGCCTTCGCCCATCTGCCCGTCCACTGCTATATTGCGGTGAAGCAGGGCGAGGTCATCGGCTTCGCCTGCCATGATGTCGTGGTGAAGAACTTCTTCGGTCCGACCGGGGTGCTGGAGGATTACCGGGGACTGGGCATCGGAAAGGCGCTGCTGCTGGAATGCCTGTCGGCCATGCACCAGAGCGGTTATGGCTATGCCATTATCGGCTGGGTGGCGGACGCCGTCCCTTTCTATGAGAAGACCGTGGGTGCGATTGCGATCCCTGATTCTTTTCCCGGCGTATTCCGTGACCTGATCAGCATGGACTAA
- a CDS encoding extracellular solute-binding protein: MKKNVFALVWIVVLLVALAGCGNSNNTNGAAPAAGSTAAPEAGESAAPSAEPVTIKVANWSPAADMEPVLKAYEDSHPGVTLEYVELADNGDSVAGMKKLDLLVASGENLDVVFMPGATDYSQRAGLGLLAPLNDLITKEGITLADEYTIDPSVDGKVYALPDTLENYFVLLNKDKLDAAGLAVPTEWSWDDYLDYAAKLTSGTGPSKTFGTYFHTWAMYWELGIINQEKDNNLVNNGIVNIDSAGIRKSLELRNKAEESGVAVPYADTISQKLAYRSEFFTGHAAMIVTGNWMIGEAGGSEEFPATFTTAFAPMPSNSAGEPSGVSIANGNYVGILEKSKHQQEAYDFIRWYSTEGEQMQNVYSAWKKQDVDKFIAGVKTKAMSPDNIDETSLAYVIKNAKPAPLSVPPTYQGELETAFTKETELFILKQQDLETTISKAQAELQKIVDANK, translated from the coding sequence ATGAAAAAGAATGTGTTCGCTCTGGTATGGATCGTCGTGCTTCTGGTAGCCCTGGCGGGCTGCGGCAATTCAAACAACACCAATGGCGCAGCTCCCGCTGCTGGAAGTACGGCTGCACCGGAGGCAGGGGAGAGTGCCGCACCTTCCGCAGAACCGGTAACGATCAAGGTTGCCAACTGGTCCCCTGCGGCGGATATGGAGCCTGTGCTGAAGGCCTATGAGGATTCACATCCGGGCGTCACCCTGGAATATGTCGAGCTTGCCGACAACGGGGACTCTGTGGCTGGCATGAAAAAGCTGGATCTGCTCGTGGCTTCCGGCGAGAACCTGGATGTGGTGTTCATGCCCGGAGCCACCGACTATTCACAGCGTGCCGGACTTGGCCTGCTGGCTCCGCTGAATGACCTGATCACCAAGGAAGGGATCACGCTGGCTGACGAATACACGATTGATCCATCCGTGGACGGCAAGGTGTATGCACTCCCGGATACGCTTGAGAATTATTTCGTCCTCTTGAACAAGGACAAGCTGGATGCGGCAGGGTTAGCCGTTCCGACGGAATGGAGCTGGGACGACTATCTCGATTATGCAGCCAAACTGACCAGCGGCACTGGCCCCTCCAAGACCTTCGGCACCTATTTCCATACCTGGGCCATGTACTGGGAGCTCGGAATCATCAACCAGGAGAAGGACAATAATCTGGTCAATAACGGTATCGTAAATATTGACAGCGCGGGCATCCGCAAGTCTCTGGAGCTGCGCAATAAGGCTGAGGAATCCGGAGTGGCCGTACCGTATGCCGATACGATCTCCCAGAAGCTCGCATACCGCTCAGAATTCTTCACCGGACATGCCGCGATGATCGTGACCGGCAATTGGATGATCGGTGAAGCCGGCGGGTCGGAGGAGTTCCCGGCTACGTTCACCACCGCGTTCGCGCCGATGCCTTCGAACAGTGCAGGAGAACCGAGCGGGGTCAGTATTGCTAACGGCAACTACGTTGGAATTCTGGAAAAGTCGAAGCATCAGCAGGAAGCGTATGATTTCATCCGCTGGTACTCCACGGAGGGCGAGCAGATGCAGAATGTATATTCTGCCTGGAAGAAGCAGGATGTGGACAAGTTCATTGCAGGCGTCAAAACCAAGGCCATGAGCCCGGACAACATTGACGAAACCTCACTGGCCTATGTGATCAAGAATGCGAAGCCTGCTCCCTTAAGTGTGCCGCCGACCTATCAGGGCGAGCTGGAGACAGCCTTTACCAAAGAAACGGAGCTGTTCATTCTGAAGCAGCAGGACCTGGAGACTACAATCAGCAAAGCGCAGGCGGAGCTGCAGAAGATTGTGGACGCCAACAAGTAA
- a CDS encoding methyltransferase domain-containing protein → MDQRLTFNEDSANYERWRPVYCAELFQDIIAYSHIGPGKKAIEIGIGMGQATRPVLETGCELAAVELGRNLAEYTQQKFLEYTGFKVHHTSFEDFAARAGSSDLIYSGTAFHWIPEQTGYPKVLQLLKTGGAVALFWNRPFAARTDDELHQQLQQIYRKYRPDSSPLIEHDTARYNVVSQHLHTYGFREVELKLYHLTRAFSSADYIGLLNTYSDHRGMPAAARLLLEEEIRAAILNSGDVLTVYDTIDLHLARK, encoded by the coding sequence ATGGATCAGCGGTTAACCTTCAACGAGGACTCGGCGAATTATGAGCGCTGGAGGCCGGTCTACTGCGCAGAATTATTCCAGGACATCATCGCTTACTCACACATCGGACCAGGCAAGAAGGCGATTGAGATCGGAATCGGTATGGGGCAGGCGACCCGGCCTGTGCTGGAGACTGGCTGTGAGCTGGCGGCGGTGGAGCTGGGCAGGAATCTGGCGGAGTACACACAGCAGAAATTCCTGGAGTACACAGGGTTCAAGGTGCATCATACATCGTTTGAGGATTTTGCAGCCCGCGCGGGGAGTAGCGATCTTATCTATTCAGGCACCGCCTTTCACTGGATTCCAGAGCAGACCGGCTATCCGAAAGTCTTGCAATTATTGAAGACCGGAGGGGCCGTAGCGTTATTCTGGAACCGGCCGTTTGCCGCACGGACAGACGATGAATTACATCAGCAGCTCCAGCAAATATACCGGAAGTACAGGCCCGACAGTTCCCCGTTAATTGAGCACGATACGGCAAGGTACAATGTGGTCTCGCAGCATCTGCATACCTACGGATTCAGAGAGGTTGAGCTGAAGCTGTATCATCTGACGAGAGCCTTCTCCTCAGCGGATTATATCGGCTTGCTCAATACCTATTCGGATCACAGAGGAATGCCCGCTGCGGCGAGGTTGCTGTTAGAGGAAGAGATCAGAGCGGCGATCCTGAACAGCGGGGATGTGCTGACGGTTTATGACACGATAGACCTGCATTTGGCCAGAAAATAA
- a CDS encoding zinc dependent phospholipase C family protein, producing the protein MPNIWMHIEYGRQLAGEFSNRLPFLQQLEQQKPLYHLGCQGPDILLYHSFLPWSKDAGALHLGDLMHSRSCGPVLIDFWESARNLGGAEGDQARLYFLGFLTHHLLDRNLHPYINWKAGYQYRDHQRFEIDLDTLFMNRRRKLNTWQNPAWSLIDAGSRLPGPVHRILHTTALKHYPEAMARLPEEIWQTSYRDMVLAQRCLYDPKGWKKAITWGRTRLLFSRKLTAREEQLDYLNERHSEWRHPALYSEVRTESVWELWEAALTEGRMVLGALADWLESKDPAAARRNLEQFAQVLGNRSYDTGKDCSMNLQNQYAEPIWTSLPGS; encoded by the coding sequence ATGCCTAATATCTGGATGCATATCGAGTACGGGCGGCAGCTGGCCGGAGAATTCAGTAATCGTCTTCCGTTTCTTCAGCAGCTGGAGCAGCAGAAGCCCCTCTATCATCTTGGCTGTCAGGGTCCGGATATTCTGCTGTATCACAGCTTTCTCCCTTGGAGCAAGGATGCCGGGGCGCTGCATCTCGGGGATCTGATGCATTCGCGCAGCTGCGGGCCTGTACTTATAGACTTCTGGGAGTCAGCGCGGAACCTCGGCGGAGCGGAGGGCGATCAGGCCCGGCTCTACTTCCTAGGCTTCCTCACCCATCATCTGCTGGACCGCAATCTCCATCCCTATATTAACTGGAAAGCGGGCTATCAATACCGCGATCATCAGCGGTTCGAGATTGATCTGGACACCTTGTTCATGAACCGGCGGCGGAAGCTCAACACGTGGCAGAACCCGGCCTGGTCCCTGATCGACGCCGGCTCCCGCCTGCCCGGTCCGGTTCACCGCATCCTTCACACTACAGCCCTTAAGCATTACCCGGAGGCGATGGCCCGGTTGCCTGAGGAGATCTGGCAGACCTCTTACCGCGATATGGTGCTGGCCCAGCGGTGCCTGTATGACCCGAAGGGCTGGAAAAAGGCTATCACCTGGGGACGGACACGCCTGCTGTTCTCCCGTAAGCTTACCGCGCGCGAGGAGCAGCTGGATTATCTGAATGAACGGCACTCCGAATGGCGGCATCCCGCACTCTATTCCGAGGTCCGCACAGAATCGGTGTGGGAGCTGTGGGAGGCGGCTCTTACGGAAGGCCGGATGGTGCTCGGAGCGCTTGCCGATTGGCTGGAGAGCAAGGACCCCGCTGCGGCAAGGCGCAACCTGGAGCAATTCGCACAGGTGCTGGGCAACCGCTCCTACGATACCGGCAAGGATTGCAGCATGAATCTGCAGAATCAATACGCCGAACCGATCTGGACAAGTCTGCCGGGGAGTTGA
- a CDS encoding family 20 glycosylhydrolase: protein MSLQLIPAPQVVQSRGPEQVRGIRGWAVQLWSPGEDVRLVVAAKRIFAGVTAHAAQGGSGVFALVTEGTPLNPLLARRVEGKHDGYVLITDKDRIELYALSAPGLFYGLKTLEQLLGSGGGTVPAVTVADWAELKLRSDYLDLRTVYPTYEHLLEYIAELADYKINTLIIEYEDKLPFRELAFLRHPELAFTEEEHRRLLQVAHDHFVTVIPKQQSFGHLEYILKHPPYIGLREVPETVSELCPHRDGSFGMMAGILEEVAALHPHSRYLHLGCDEVWTLGTCEDCKHSGLTPEASFIRFVNQLAEKTLSLGKQPMIWHDMIMQATAEEIAALDKRVIVVVWIYGGHRMKADARQILHKLRDAGIQTLGASSVRCWDDNGDQNYPVIHNRIKNVQDWIQLARTEQLEGIIHTNWGCPFSLGSPYGLFETSRYPAVFAAEQSWNAGAETATFLTRFLHQFHGLPADRLSGEEWADYAVTDYYALIPQLLPEVKKNRLTAELIDAMIQYELPAQRRSPLHTFLFRGAMSPGSEEVMTFLRDKYRSGYGDLQRAKLRMQSVLAELLVPQMAELFIRSRFYRPELFETNLQAMITDLEIIEQKAGEP, encoded by the coding sequence ATGAGCCTGCAGCTGATTCCAGCCCCTCAGGTGGTGCAGAGCCGTGGACCGGAGCAGGTCAGGGGAATTCGCGGCTGGGCAGTGCAGTTATGGAGCCCCGGGGAGGATGTCCGGCTAGTGGTGGCGGCTAAACGGATATTCGCTGGGGTAACCGCGCATGCTGCTCAGGGCGGCAGCGGTGTATTCGCCCTAGTCACGGAGGGGACTCCGCTCAATCCGCTGCTGGCCCGGCGGGTTGAGGGCAAGCATGACGGTTACGTGCTGATTACGGATAAGGACCGGATCGAGCTGTATGCACTCAGCGCTCCTGGCCTATTCTACGGGCTGAAGACGCTGGAACAGCTGCTGGGGAGCGGCGGCGGTACCGTGCCTGCAGTAACGGTTGCCGACTGGGCCGAGCTGAAGCTGCGCAGCGATTATCTCGATCTGCGCACCGTCTATCCTACGTATGAGCATCTGCTGGAGTACATCGCGGAGCTGGCCGATTATAAGATCAATACGCTGATTATCGAATATGAGGACAAACTGCCGTTCCGGGAACTGGCCTTCCTGCGCCATCCTGAGCTTGCCTTCACAGAGGAAGAACACCGCCGGCTGCTCCAGGTCGCACATGACCACTTTGTCACCGTGATTCCAAAGCAGCAGTCCTTCGGGCATCTGGAATACATTCTGAAGCATCCACCCTACATCGGTCTGCGCGAGGTCCCGGAGACCGTGTCGGAGCTGTGCCCGCACCGCGACGGCTCCTTCGGGATGATGGCCGGGATTCTGGAAGAGGTGGCGGCTCTTCATCCGCACAGCCGCTATCTTCACCTCGGCTGTGACGAGGTCTGGACCCTTGGCACCTGCGAAGACTGCAAGCACTCCGGGCTTACCCCCGAGGCTTCGTTCATCCGCTTCGTCAATCAATTGGCGGAGAAGACGCTCAGCCTCGGCAAACAGCCGATGATCTGGCATGATATGATCATGCAGGCTACAGCAGAGGAGATTGCGGCGCTGGACAAGCGTGTGATCGTGGTTGTCTGGATCTATGGCGGGCACCGGATGAAGGCGGATGCCCGGCAGATTCTCCACAAGCTGCGGGATGCGGGTATCCAGACCCTTGGCGCTTCCTCTGTCCGCTGCTGGGACGATAACGGCGACCAGAATTATCCGGTGATCCATAACCGGATCAAGAATGTGCAGGACTGGATTCAGCTCGCCCGCACCGAGCAGCTGGAGGGTATTATTCATACGAACTGGGGGTGCCCGTTCTCGTTAGGCAGCCCCTACGGATTGTTCGAGACCTCACGTTATCCGGCTGTCTTCGCTGCGGAGCAGAGCTGGAACGCCGGAGCGGAGACCGCGACGTTCCTGACACGGTTCCTGCACCAGTTCCACGGCCTGCCTGCGGACCGGCTGAGCGGGGAAGAATGGGCGGATTATGCAGTCACTGACTATTACGCATTGATTCCGCAGCTTCTGCCCGAGGTCAAGAAGAACCGCTTGACCGCTGAGCTGATCGATGCCATGATCCAGTATGAGCTTCCGGCACAGCGCCGCTCGCCGCTGCATACCTTCCTCTTCCGGGGAGCGATGTCGCCGGGCAGCGAGGAAGTGATGACCTTCCTCCGGGACAAATACCGGAGCGGCTACGGCGATCTCCAGCGGGCCAAGCTAAGAATGCAGAGCGTGCTTGCCGAGCTGCTGGTGCCGCAGATGGCGGAGCTGTTCATCCGCTCCCGGTTCTACCGGCCTGAATTATTCGAGACCAATCTGCAAGCCATGATAACCGATCTTGAGATCATAGAACAGAAAGCGGGGGAACCTTGA